Proteins co-encoded in one Nonlabens agnitus genomic window:
- a CDS encoding PPK2 family polyphosphate kinase, with amino-acid sequence MDLYQYKASPDKLLKDYATAPINPLDKKAAKKALKQSRKDLADFQERMYAHDRHAVLICFQGMDTAGKDSLIREVFKSFNVRGVVQHSFKVPTQIELSHGYLWRHYIALPSKGHFGIFNRTHYENVLVTRVHPEYLLSENLPNIHKPEDADQEFWQMRFEQINNFEKELTQNGTIIFKFFLNLSKEEQKNRLLRRLRLPEKNWKFSAGDLKERALWDKYMHAYEQAIHNTTTTHAPWHIIPADNKPMARYIVCEILLQQLNKLQDITYPELDVKTASQLDEFKNILNNE; translated from the coding sequence ATGGATCTATACCAGTATAAAGCATCGCCAGACAAACTATTAAAGGATTATGCAACAGCGCCCATAAATCCATTAGATAAAAAAGCTGCCAAAAAGGCTTTAAAACAAAGCCGCAAGGATCTCGCAGATTTTCAGGAACGCATGTACGCCCATGACAGGCATGCCGTGCTGATTTGTTTTCAAGGCATGGATACTGCAGGTAAGGATAGCCTGATACGCGAGGTGTTTAAAAGCTTCAATGTACGCGGCGTGGTCCAGCACAGCTTTAAAGTACCTACTCAAATTGAATTGTCACATGGTTATCTATGGCGACATTATATCGCTTTACCGTCAAAAGGGCATTTTGGTATATTCAACCGTACGCATTACGAGAATGTCCTCGTTACCCGGGTGCATCCAGAATACTTATTAAGCGAAAACCTGCCTAACATCCACAAACCAGAGGATGCAGATCAAGAGTTTTGGCAAATGCGTTTTGAGCAGATCAACAATTTTGAAAAGGAACTTACCCAAAACGGCACCATCATTTTCAAATTCTTCCTCAACCTGAGTAAAGAAGAACAAAAGAACCGCTTACTGCGACGTTTGCGATTGCCAGAAAAGAACTGGAAATTCTCTGCGGGCGACCTCAAAGAGCGTGCTTTATGGGATAAATATATGCATGCCTACGAGCAGGCGATCCATAACACAACCACCACACACGCACCTTGGCACATCATACCTGCAGATAACAAACCCATGGCGCGCTATATTGTTTGTGAGATTTTGTTGCAACAACTCAACAAACTCCAGGACATCACATATCCAGAATTGGATGTAAAAACGGCCAGCCAGCTAGACGAGTTTAAAAACATATTGAACAATGAATAA